From one Malus sylvestris chromosome 1, drMalSylv7.2, whole genome shotgun sequence genomic stretch:
- the LOC126630502 gene encoding hexose carrier protein HEX6-like — protein MAVGLAIAGEAGQYNGRMTLFVIISCMMAAIGGVIFGYDIGISGGVTSMEPFLKKFFPEVNIKMKSDTKISNYCKFDCELLTSFTSSLYISGLVASLFASLVTRAYGRKPSILAGGAAFLASSALNGAAMNIYMLILGHLLLGVGIGFGNQAVPLYLSEMAPPKYRGAINNGFQFSVGIRVLSANLINYSSEKIKGGWVWRISLAMAAVPASMLTPGALFLPETPNSLIQHSADHQTAKQMLQRIRGVDDVQAELDDLIKANHISKNIKHPFKKILERKYRPQLVMAIAIPFFQQVTGINVVSAVLFRTIGLREMPQQVFPTSEEVDYRSFPTANPLKEKSNYVIHLSFSLNEINLFITKFAIGKFGLCHTIQTCRIA, from the exons ATGGCAGTTGGGTTAGCAATAGCAGGTGAAGCGGGGCAATACAACGGCAGGATGACACTGTTCGTCATCATCTCTTGCATGATGGCAGCCATAGGAGGTGTAATTTTCGGCTACGACATTGGAATTTCAGGCGGCGTGACATCAATGGAGCCGTTTCTTAAAAAATTCTTCCCTGAAGTAAACATTAAGATGAAATCAGACACCAAAATCAGCAACTACTGTAAATTCGACTGTGAACTGTTGACCTCCTTCACATCCTCACTCTACATATCTGGTCTTGTAGCTTCCCTTTTTGCCAGTTTGGTCACAAGGGCTTACGGCCGCAAGCCTTCAATCCTTGCCGGTGGAGCTGCATTCCTTGCCAGCTCAGCTCTAAACGGCGCAGCTATGAACATCTACATGCTCATCCTCGGCCACTTATTGCTTGGAGTTGGTATTGGTTTTGGAAATCAG GCTGTTCCATTGTACCTTTCGGAAATGGCACCACCAAAATACAGAGGAGCAATTAACAATGGCTTCCAATTTAGTGTCGGCATTCGCGTATTATCAGCTAACCTCATCAACTACAGCTCTGAGAAGATCAAGGGTGGTTGGGTGTGGCGAATCTCCCTAGCCATGGCTGCAGTCCCTGCCTCAATGCTAACACCGGGAGCACTTTTCCTTCCCGAAACACCTAACAGCCTAATCCAGCATAGCGCGGATCACCAAACAGCCAAGCAAATGCTACAACGTATTAGAGGTGTCGATGATGTCCAAGCAGAACTCGATGATCTGATCAAAGCAAACCACATATCGAAAAACATCAAACACCCTTTCAAGAAAATCCTGGAGAGAAAGTATAGGCCTCAGCTTGTGATGGCAATAGCCATACCATTTTTTCAGCAAGTGACAGGGATCAATGTCGTATCCGCGGTACTTTTTCGAACAATTGGGTTGAGAGAAATGCCTCAGCAAGTCTTTCCGACCTCCGAAGAGGTAGACTACCGTAGCTTTCCCACAGCTAATCCCcttaaagaaaaatcaaattatgtAATCCATTTGagtttttcacttaatgaaattaatttatttatcacCAAATTTGCGATTGGAAAATTTGGTTTATGTCACACAATTCAAACATGCCGCATCGCATGA
- the LOC126630609 gene encoding uncharacterized protein LOC126630609, which translates to MFIVQSTEDPAYRAISMLLSELKDEVHAKIVVAGISTTCSQKIHNQLAQPILPELLENSTTKVIEYGRKHVEGRDGDSTDVGKSGDPFSRLLGPKEEEGVNNMKLALAKDILDDDDNGVQDYDSPRTTRTDMLSLPTRG; encoded by the exons ATGTTTATTGTGCAAAGCACAGAAGACCCTGCTTATCGAGCTATATCTATGCTACTATCAGAGCTTAAG GACGAGGTTCATGCTAAGATTGTTGTGGCTGGTATTTCAACAACCTGTAGTCAGAAAATTCACAACCAATTG GCACAACCAATTCTGCCAGAATTGCTGGAGAATTCCACAACCAAGGTCATCGAGTACGGCCGAAAGCATGTTGAGGGTCGAGACGGCGATAGCACCGATGTTGGCAAGAGCGGCGACCCCTTTTCAAG ATTGTTGGgtccaaaagaagaagaaggagtgAACAACATGAAATTGGCTTTGG CCAAAGACATTCTCGACGATGATGATAATGGAGTTCAGGATTATGATTCACCCCGAACAACAAGGACGGATATGCTGTCTTTGCCAACAAGGGGATAA